From candidate division KSB1 bacterium, the proteins below share one genomic window:
- a CDS encoding RagB/SusD family nutrient uptake outer membrane protein yields MKRLTALLILLLSSLLIWSSCEDYATSVDPLIDQVEDARLTSESQTPFVINGLKTRFATTHDQLGVLAGLLSDELFFDSNVPNATFPTFRDIDEGQITLDNNSVDGVFNALGELRFFSDDIIRRVGEITFTNEALKNEALFNGNLYGGIARYIYGAYFGLSQEQGGGVIDNGPFIPSNEMFGLAIEKFQQALTLANDAQKRLINSLIARIYLLKGDFANVRNFAQNGMIEGDEPFQSKHSIQSDNYFWQQAGKGRTQAVLAPRFRQYVIDDPAELARVPIDSILGNNKVMYYRQGKYPNESSPITFMNWQENELMLAECDLRAGNSAGALDRINKVRASHGLSPLASADMNVLITERDKELFVTGARLLDQRRLDSEFKTWHLPAGSWRYFPITERERNINPNLGHP; encoded by the coding sequence ATGAAAAGACTAACTGCACTTTTAATATTGCTATTATCCTCGCTGCTTATTTGGAGCTCATGCGAGGATTATGCCACATCGGTAGACCCGCTCATCGATCAGGTCGAGGATGCCAGATTGACCAGTGAGAGCCAGACCCCGTTTGTCATTAACGGATTGAAAACCCGCTTTGCCACCACACATGATCAGTTAGGGGTCCTGGCCGGATTGCTTTCCGATGAACTTTTCTTTGACTCAAATGTCCCGAACGCGACTTTTCCGACGTTCCGCGATATCGATGAAGGACAAATCACGTTGGATAATAATTCCGTGGATGGCGTATTTAATGCTCTGGGTGAGCTGCGATTCTTTTCGGATGACATCATCCGTCGCGTCGGTGAAATCACCTTCACCAATGAGGCTTTAAAAAATGAGGCGCTGTTTAATGGCAATTTGTATGGCGGCATTGCGCGTTACATCTACGGCGCCTATTTCGGTTTAAGCCAGGAACAGGGCGGCGGCGTGATCGACAATGGCCCGTTTATTCCATCTAATGAAATGTTCGGTTTGGCCATTGAAAAATTCCAGCAGGCACTGACCCTTGCCAATGATGCACAGAAACGGCTGATTAACTCCTTGATCGCTCGGATTTATCTTCTGAAAGGCGACTTCGCGAATGTGCGAAATTTCGCCCAGAACGGCATGATTGAGGGAGATGAGCCGTTCCAATCCAAGCATAGCATCCAGTCCGACAATTATTTCTGGCAACAAGCCGGAAAGGGAAGAACCCAAGCGGTGCTGGCGCCAAGGTTCAGGCAGTATGTGATCGACGATCCAGCAGAACTCGCCCGTGTGCCAATCGATTCGATACTCGGAAATAACAAGGTCATGTATTATCGGCAGGGCAAATATCCCAACGAATCCTCGCCGATCACTTTCATGAACTGGCAAGAGAACGAATTGATGTTGGCAGAATGTGATCTAAGAGCTGGGAACTCAGCCGGCGCGCTTGACCGAATTAACAAAGTCCGTGCTTCTCATGGGCTCAGCCCATTAGCCAGTGCGGATATGAACGTTCTGATTACGGAGCGCGATAAGGAATTGTTCGTCACCGGCGCTCGGCTTTTGGATCAGCGACGGCTGGATAGCGAGTTCAAGACCTGGCATCTCCCAGCCGGCTCCTGGCGCTATTTCCCAATTACTGAGCGCGAGCGAAATATCAACCCCAACCTAGGCCATCCATGA
- a CDS encoding GWxTD domain-containing protein → MKLATIKHLNLILQIAIWLLIFSVKSAFLQIASQGEIPVAHAYFDSLSSADEAIFQRKFEFPFLALLDNNTKTSYLKLSSIDQRKSFIRGYWLQQQPNPLSPRHDLLEAFLTRWNYVQRHFSSVRTPFFDDRGQIYLKYGEPSLRYQDSGGRRSINLFKDRQVYRYISQLYGGFPPASEYFVYPNESWVYRDLGLEFVIHFVKQGDDFRQVSDLSQAIESGIAKNMAWYWGDLVQSRAHLTPSFSRAANLALEIQQDLLNQSVMRSSNTIQKDRRLPHERLLEQKKIQEIETTRYVSTAPSFFVPIHSDLNKIHFSTDVAQFRGDHDSTRIEIHFRMPFRGNITKNSFSELLTIEYQTLIRDQMFAPVRHVQDSTCYSASLIQEIPNAIGLIQFSALPIVGDITLQLRMSGTEQVGFIKQPIVVRDFSAPKVMISDIQFYFSPQKIDKLPQSIVRTIQDVRLIPYPFEQVQKKRPVFCYFEVYNLKSAAISNQFKLKLEIAKDKVSQGALKRALRWLTRAKDGFISLDQTRTPVQDRELELIELDLGKLKAGDYLMSVTVSWNDDPQNHASVQKRFGIVE, encoded by the coding sequence ATGAAATTAGCAACGATCAAACATCTCAACCTCATCTTACAAATTGCGATTTGGCTGCTGATCTTTTCCGTGAAAAGCGCTTTTCTCCAGATAGCAAGTCAAGGTGAAATCCCGGTTGCACATGCCTATTTTGATTCATTATCCTCAGCTGATGAAGCGATTTTTCAGCGAAAATTCGAATTTCCGTTTTTGGCACTGCTCGATAATAATACAAAGACATCCTATCTAAAACTCAGCTCCATTGATCAGCGAAAATCATTCATTAGAGGCTATTGGCTTCAGCAACAACCAAATCCTCTCTCGCCCAGGCATGATTTATTGGAAGCATTTTTGACGCGATGGAATTATGTTCAACGCCATTTTTCCAGCGTCAGGACGCCGTTTTTCGACGACCGTGGCCAAATCTATCTCAAGTATGGTGAGCCGTCGCTCCGCTATCAGGATAGTGGCGGCCGCAGGTCAATAAATTTGTTCAAAGATCGCCAGGTTTATCGCTATATCAGCCAGCTTTATGGTGGATTTCCCCCAGCTTCGGAATATTTCGTTTATCCCAATGAAAGCTGGGTTTATCGAGATCTTGGGCTGGAGTTTGTCATTCATTTCGTGAAGCAGGGGGATGATTTTCGCCAGGTCAGCGATCTCAGCCAGGCAATCGAAAGTGGCATTGCTAAAAACATGGCCTGGTATTGGGGTGATCTGGTGCAATCCCGCGCTCATCTGACACCGTCGTTCTCCCGGGCTGCGAATCTAGCACTGGAAATTCAACAGGATTTGCTGAACCAATCCGTCATGCGCTCTAGTAACACCATCCAAAAAGACCGGCGTTTGCCGCATGAGCGTTTGCTCGAACAAAAAAAAATTCAAGAGATCGAGACAACTCGCTACGTGAGTACCGCTCCAAGCTTCTTCGTACCGATCCACTCTGATCTCAACAAAATCCATTTTTCGACCGATGTGGCTCAATTCCGAGGGGATCATGATTCGACTCGAATTGAGATTCATTTTCGGATGCCGTTTCGCGGCAATATCACCAAGAACAGCTTTTCAGAATTACTCACAATAGAATACCAGACCCTGATTCGGGATCAGATGTTTGCTCCAGTCCGTCATGTTCAGGATTCCACTTGCTATTCAGCCTCATTGATTCAAGAAATTCCCAATGCGATCGGCTTAATACAATTTTCAGCTCTTCCAATCGTTGGAGATATCACCCTACAATTGCGCATGAGTGGGACAGAGCAGGTCGGATTTATTAAACAACCGATCGTCGTTCGGGATTTCTCAGCGCCCAAAGTGATGATCAGCGACATCCAATTCTATTTCTCTCCCCAAAAAATCGATAAATTGCCCCAATCGATCGTTCGGACGATCCAGGATGTGCGACTAATCCCCTACCCTTTCGAGCAGGTACAAAAAAAACGACCGGTTTTTTGTTATTTCGAGGTCTATAACCTCAAATCGGCTGCTATCTCAAACCAATTCAAACTCAAATTAGAGATAGCCAAAGACAAAGTCAGTCAGGGGGCATTGAAGCGCGCTCTCCGATGGCTGACCCGCGCCAAAGATGGCTTTATCTCCCTCGATCAAACGCGCACGCCGGTTCAGGATCGTGAGCTGGAGCTGATTGAACTCGATTTGGGTAAGCTAAAAGCTGGAGATTATCTCATGAGCGTTACGGTTTCATGGAACGATGATCCTCAAAATCATGCCTCGGTGCAAAAGCGCTTTGGAATCGTGGAATGA
- a CDS encoding TonB-dependent receptor, with amino-acid sequence MRKLTFLLCCLLIAALSLPTLAKEIKGVVVDKKTNAPLPGANVYIRGTTFGAATDINGRFSFSYEPTRSFNLTVSYIGYKTEVRTLSPSEDLTNLRFEMIEDVFRGEEIVVTGIASKTAKSVAEVAVARLTANQLTTANSYQEISQLIAGKVAGVNIAPASGNVGGAIRFNVRSGGGLNGNEQPVIYIDGVRVDNSEVIGFGVGGQGTSTLADINPEDIESIDILKGPAGAASYGTSGSNGVVLITTKKGKMVPGAPKAISIDYKVVTGYNEQSHKYTEDEFLSYKHANAIFKKGPVLQHTLNAYGGTGLMKYYLGIDRRYEDGIIPNNYLDRRTLRANFDIYPNNRLVVNVNTSYSLTENRLPNNDNNIFGFLGNTLLTPVPYWFTDSASVRGLKNVRAANRFIGSVRAQYNPFKNFEASFTFGVDDGDLRNDQTYPANLKYSFYPKGRRAIYNRQNRQFTYNLDARYTYSPLPNLNISSVVGAQLFDRKLRTFNIQKKDYLTELITNIGAGETFEGGDETYSHEREAGIFTDHSFSYLDQYFFSLMLRNDYASSIGSKAPSIFYPRASFAVRMDRYKFFPSFFNLMKLRAAYGETGVLPRTIDGIPLLWRAEPSGYGAGAVLSAIGNPKIEPERIKELEFGFDAELFTNYSVEFSYYRQYAQNSIIEFRNAPSTGKIATAVPYNIGAVEGWGIESLVQARLINRRNLQLDLSVTNNYQTNKVKDLGGAQPIFDAFDLNVFKEGLPKHAFYTQKVVGALFNPDGTYKGPDVLKDENGQELRVNFGTPIPTYTGSFTMNLRFLRNFSLYVLTDWATGHKMFNNTKEFAIYLGNAFGIGANNKRYRELQDILGIKEWYDNIQKAEVGSEEYKAAAVEYAKMDRRYDGNFIEDADYFKLREISLSFSFRDLLYKVYANRYISDLVIGVSGRNLWTATKYSGADIEMNFSGARSLERGQDFLTLQNPRVYNLWLRISL; translated from the coding sequence ATGAGAAAACTAACTTTTTTGCTGTGTTGCTTGCTTATTGCAGCGCTGAGCTTGCCAACCCTGGCGAAGGAGATCAAAGGCGTGGTGGTTGACAAGAAAACCAACGCTCCTTTGCCGGGAGCAAATGTATACATTCGGGGAACAACCTTTGGTGCTGCCACAGATATCAATGGGAGGTTTAGCTTCTCGTATGAGCCGACCCGCTCATTCAATTTAACCGTTAGCTACATTGGTTATAAGACCGAAGTTCGTACACTTTCTCCCAGCGAAGATCTCACCAATTTACGTTTCGAAATGATCGAAGACGTGTTCAGAGGCGAAGAAATTGTTGTCACTGGGATTGCTTCGAAGACCGCCAAATCGGTGGCCGAAGTGGCAGTTGCCCGCTTGACGGCCAATCAGCTAACGACTGCAAACTCCTATCAAGAAATTTCACAATTGATCGCTGGAAAAGTGGCTGGAGTGAACATTGCGCCAGCGTCAGGAAACGTAGGTGGTGCGATCCGCTTCAATGTCCGATCGGGTGGCGGATTGAATGGGAACGAACAACCAGTCATTTATATCGATGGCGTCCGAGTGGACAACTCTGAAGTTATCGGTTTTGGTGTTGGCGGTCAGGGGACCTCGACATTGGCGGACATTAACCCTGAGGATATTGAGTCCATCGATATTCTCAAGGGCCCAGCCGGAGCTGCCTCCTACGGCACGAGCGGGTCCAACGGCGTAGTCCTAATCACGACCAAGAAGGGCAAGATGGTCCCTGGTGCACCGAAAGCCATTTCGATCGACTATAAAGTGGTCACTGGTTATAATGAGCAATCTCACAAATATACCGAAGATGAATTCTTATCTTATAAGCACGCCAACGCCATTTTCAAAAAGGGTCCAGTTTTGCAGCATACCTTGAACGCTTACGGCGGCACGGGTCTCATGAAATATTATCTGGGCATCGACCGTCGCTACGAGGATGGGATCATCCCCAATAACTATCTGGATCGAAGGACACTGCGAGCCAATTTCGACATCTACCCGAACAACCGTCTTGTGGTCAATGTGAACACCAGTTATTCGCTCACCGAGAATCGTTTGCCCAATAACGACAACAATATTTTTGGTTTTTTGGGCAATACATTATTGACCCCGGTGCCCTATTGGTTCACGGATAGCGCTTCTGTGAGAGGACTCAAAAATGTCCGGGCAGCCAACCGATTCATCGGGTCAGTTCGAGCTCAGTATAATCCATTTAAAAACTTTGAAGCTTCATTCACATTTGGTGTCGATGATGGCGATCTGAGGAACGACCAGACCTATCCAGCAAACTTGAAATATTCATTCTATCCGAAAGGTCGGCGCGCTATTTACAATCGTCAAAACCGCCAATTCACCTACAATCTCGATGCCCGCTACACCTATTCACCGCTGCCGAATTTGAACATCAGTTCGGTGGTGGGCGCACAATTATTCGATCGAAAGCTGAGAACATTCAACATTCAAAAGAAGGATTATCTCACTGAGTTGATCACCAACATCGGCGCTGGCGAGACATTTGAGGGAGGAGATGAGACCTACAGCCATGAACGAGAGGCCGGCATCTTTACGGATCATTCGTTCTCTTATCTCGATCAATATTTCTTCTCTTTGATGCTCAGAAATGATTATGCCAGTTCTATCGGTTCCAAGGCGCCCAGCATTTTCTATCCGCGAGCAAGTTTTGCGGTTCGCATGGATCGATATAAGTTTTTCCCATCCTTCTTCAATCTGATGAAACTGCGGGCGGCCTATGGCGAGACCGGGGTGCTTCCGCGCACCATCGATGGCATCCCATTGCTGTGGCGGGCAGAGCCGTCTGGCTATGGTGCGGGTGCAGTTTTGTCTGCCATTGGCAATCCAAAAATTGAACCAGAGCGCATCAAAGAACTAGAATTTGGATTTGATGCAGAACTGTTCACTAATTATTCTGTGGAGTTCTCGTACTATCGGCAATATGCCCAAAATTCAATCATCGAGTTTCGGAATGCGCCATCGACTGGCAAGATCGCCACAGCCGTGCCATACAACATCGGTGCGGTAGAAGGTTGGGGCATCGAGTCTCTCGTACAAGCCCGACTTATCAATCGCCGGAATCTCCAGCTCGATCTTTCAGTGACCAATAATTATCAGACCAATAAGGTCAAAGATTTGGGTGGTGCGCAGCCGATTTTCGATGCGTTCGACCTCAACGTGTTTAAGGAAGGCCTCCCAAAACATGCGTTTTACACCCAGAAGGTAGTCGGTGCGCTGTTCAATCCTGATGGCACCTATAAAGGCCCAGATGTGTTGAAGGACGAAAATGGTCAAGAATTGCGGGTGAATTTTGGCACTCCAATTCCGACTTACACTGGTTCGTTCACGATGAACCTCAGGTTCTTGCGGAATTTCAGCCTTTACGTGTTGACCGATTGGGCGACTGGTCATAAGATGTTCAACAATACCAAAGAATTTGCCATTTACCTGGGCAATGCTTTCGGCATCGGAGCAAATAACAAACGTTATCGAGAACTGCAGGACATCCTCGGCATTAAAGAATGGTATGACAACATTCAAAAGGCCGAAGTTGGCTCAGAGGAATACAAGGCAGCGGCGGTAGAATATGCGAAAATGGATCGGCGTTATGATGGCAATTTCATTGAGGATGCCGACTATTTCAAGCTGCGCGAGATTAGCCTCAGCTTCAGCTTCCGCGACCTCCTTTATAAAGTTTATGCCAACCGCTACATATCCGATTTGGTCATCGGAGTCTCTGGCCGAAATCTATGGACAGCGACCAAGTACAGCGGGGCAGATATCGAGATGAATTTCTCAGGAGCTCGAAGCCTGGAGCGTGGGCAGGACTTTTTGACGCTGCAAAATCCGAGAGTTTATAATCTTTGGCTAAGAATTTCCTTATAG
- the liaF gene encoding cell wall-active antibiotics response protein LiaF: MGLLSTKRHIAKSQLVDDQTLSDTPKAYYSNVFGDLEIKLKNHEFQTGRIKNECGDTTLDLIELKIVSGEKQINVTGVFGDIHVITPKHVPFYLKASILAGDIKLLGERHSGLLLDKEFKSPDYVSAFNRLKIYISHVFGDVKVS, from the coding sequence ATGGGATTGCTTAGCACAAAACGCCATATTGCCAAAAGCCAACTTGTTGATGATCAAACGCTATCTGATACACCAAAGGCTTACTATTCCAATGTGTTCGGCGATTTGGAGATCAAATTGAAGAATCATGAATTTCAAACTGGTAGAATAAAAAATGAGTGTGGCGATACAACGCTTGATTTGATCGAGCTGAAAATTGTTTCAGGAGAAAAGCAAATAAATGTGACTGGTGTTTTTGGAGACATCCATGTGATAACACCGAAACATGTGCCTTTCTATTTAAAAGCTTCAATTTTAGCCGGGGATATTAAATTGTTGGGCGAAAGACACAGCGGCTTATTGCTCGATAAGGAATTCAAATCGCCAGATTATGTTTCTGCCTTCAATCGTTTGAAAATCTATATCTCGCACGTTTTCGGCGACGTCAAAGTCTCATGA
- a CDS encoding DUF1460 domain-containing protein produces MRKRHYFLAFALGFLIFLNCAVMQPKWKSVPLSQEELETIGLLNIQADELKKLKSQPLYKFTPAQIDAYLGYLQSTEPNLRLRVQHLAQKCLGQPYQIYLLGEFPFEIYDPDPLYSIDKSDCVVFAEHIYAMALAYDWKSFFAILQRIRYKNGEIGLATRNHYTEFDWDVNNNWLVQDITAELGGDQTAWETTVVDRAKFLSRWGIGQFIPVEKAKWCYLPYDLLPKVIDQLQPGDFVNIVRGFENSKWVGHVGLITKSEDGTINLLHSTHPRVKQEPLIDLYRNAKKNNEERKRFNDEARIKNQKIMAENERLRAKNQGKKSPKEKPLIAYKPYFYGFKFLRLREDPLWELMKRDGPLAPKLKIGPVF; encoded by the coding sequence ATGAGAAAAAGGCACTACTTTCTTGCCTTCGCTCTTGGATTTTTGATTTTTTTGAATTGCGCCGTAATGCAGCCGAAATGGAAAAGCGTTCCGCTTTCCCAGGAGGAGCTCGAAACGATTGGTTTGCTAAATATTCAAGCAGATGAACTGAAAAAATTGAAATCTCAACCCCTATACAAATTTACCCCTGCTCAAATAGATGCTTATTTAGGCTATCTTCAGAGCACAGAGCCAAACCTCAGGCTACGGGTACAGCATTTGGCGCAAAAATGTCTAGGGCAACCGTATCAAATCTACCTGTTGGGCGAATTTCCGTTTGAAATATACGATCCTGACCCACTATATTCTATCGACAAAAGCGATTGTGTTGTGTTTGCCGAGCATATTTACGCCATGGCGTTAGCCTATGATTGGAAGAGCTTTTTTGCCATCTTGCAACGCATTCGCTATAAGAACGGCGAAATTGGTTTGGCGACCCGAAACCACTATACTGAGTTCGATTGGGATGTCAATAATAATTGGCTGGTTCAGGACATTACAGCCGAACTTGGTGGCGACCAAACCGCATGGGAAACCACGGTGGTGGATCGAGCCAAATTTCTTTCAAGATGGGGCATTGGTCAGTTCATCCCAGTTGAAAAAGCAAAATGGTGCTACCTTCCCTACGACCTGCTGCCCAAAGTGATCGATCAGTTGCAACCTGGAGATTTTGTGAATATTGTTCGGGGCTTTGAGAATAGCAAATGGGTTGGGCATGTGGGATTGATCACGAAAAGCGAAGATGGGACCATCAATCTATTGCACTCCACGCATCCACGAGTGAAGCAGGAGCCACTGATAGATCTCTATCGCAATGCCAAGAAAAATAATGAAGAACGAAAGCGATTCAATGACGAGGCTCGGATCAAAAATCAGAAGATCATGGCAGAGAACGAAAGGCTACGGGCAAAAAATCAAGGCAAAAAATCGCCGAAAGAGAAGCCATTGATCGCCTATAAGCCATATTTTTATGGGTTCAAATTTCTCCGCCTCCGGGAGGATCCACTCTGGGAATTGATGAAGCGGGATGGACCACTGGCGCCAAAACTGAAAATCGGCCCTGTATTTTAA
- a CDS encoding glycoside hydrolase family 3 C-terminal domain-containing protein, whose protein sequence is MKAARLFVLLLVLWVVACYGQKLESNPEIERRIDVLLEQMTLEEKIGQLHQVSGVSDTFKQQVREGKIGSFLNIHGAKQANELQRIAVEETRLKIPLIFGNDVIHGYRTVFPIPLAEAASWDPDLVEKTAAMAAREAAASGTHWTFAPMVDIARDPRWGRIAEGAGEDPYLGSVLAGARVRGFQGKDLRDPLTIVACPKHYIGYGAAQAGRDYFTVDMSLQTLLDVYLPPFKAAIEAGAGTIMSAFNELNGLPASANPYILTQLLRNELGFQGFVVSDWNAIGELLNHGVAATPAEAAKLALSAGVDMDMMGFVYQSQLSQLVKSGEIDERLIDTAVRRVLRIKFMLGLFDRPYIDPQLETSLILSKEHRELALESARKSIVLLKNEGQILPLSKNIKSLALIGPLADNKHDPLGCWLGEGKDSDVISVLEGIKTKIPSERIRYAQGCPIERKSGSGISKAVQLAKNAEVAVLVVGESEALSGEASSRASLDLPGDQEQLVKAVFATGTPTIVVLMNGRPLTIPWIAEHIPAIIEAWQLGVESGNAIADVLFGDYNPGGKLPVTFPRSVGQIPIFYNHKNSGRPPASEKYSSRYLDLPVTPQFPFGFGLSYTQFKFSNLQIRIEGAGRDSQVNAGIEVENVGKRSGDEVVQLYIRDLVGSLARPVKELKRFQRIHLQPGEKKLIEFQLSANELGFHNQNLEYVVEPGAFKIWIGNSSVDGLEASFEIAQSPK, encoded by the coding sequence ATGAAAGCAGCAAGGCTTTTTGTCCTGCTATTGGTATTGTGGGTTGTCGCTTGTTATGGACAGAAACTGGAAAGCAATCCGGAGATCGAGCGCCGGATCGATGTATTGTTGGAGCAGATGACGCTGGAGGAAAAAATTGGTCAACTGCATCAGGTAAGTGGTGTCAGTGATACGTTCAAACAACAGGTTCGTGAGGGCAAGATCGGATCATTTTTGAATATTCACGGGGCAAAACAGGCCAATGAACTGCAGCGCATTGCGGTAGAGGAAACTCGATTGAAAATCCCATTGATATTTGGGAACGATGTGATCCATGGCTATCGAACGGTTTTTCCGATCCCGTTAGCCGAGGCGGCCAGTTGGGATCCTGATTTGGTAGAGAAAACCGCAGCGATGGCAGCCAGGGAAGCGGCGGCCAGTGGGACACATTGGACGTTCGCGCCCATGGTCGATATCGCTCGAGATCCACGCTGGGGCCGTATCGCTGAAGGCGCTGGAGAAGATCCTTATTTGGGGTCGGTGCTTGCGGGGGCACGGGTGAGAGGATTTCAGGGCAAAGACTTGAGAGACCCGCTTACGATTGTCGCTTGCCCCAAGCACTACATAGGCTATGGTGCCGCTCAGGCAGGGCGTGATTATTTTACAGTGGACATGTCACTTCAGACCTTGCTGGATGTCTACCTGCCGCCGTTTAAAGCTGCCATTGAAGCAGGCGCTGGAACCATCATGAGCGCTTTCAACGAATTGAATGGCTTGCCCGCCTCAGCCAATCCTTACATATTGACTCAATTGCTGCGTAATGAGCTTGGATTCCAGGGATTTGTTGTCAGTGATTGGAATGCGATTGGTGAATTATTGAATCATGGAGTCGCCGCAACGCCAGCCGAAGCTGCAAAGTTAGCCTTGTCTGCTGGTGTGGATATGGATATGATGGGTTTTGTCTATCAAAGCCAACTTTCGCAACTGGTAAAATCAGGCGAGATCGATGAACGACTCATCGATACCGCTGTGCGTCGGGTATTGCGCATCAAATTCATGCTGGGATTATTCGATCGTCCTTATATCGACCCGCAATTGGAAACATCGCTCATTTTAAGCAAAGAACATCGGGAGCTGGCACTGGAAAGCGCCAGGAAATCCATCGTGCTTTTAAAAAATGAAGGCCAGATTTTGCCTTTGAGCAAAAATATAAAATCGCTGGCGCTGATTGGGCCTTTGGCCGACAATAAGCATGATCCATTGGGCTGCTGGCTCGGCGAGGGCAAAGATAGTGATGTGATCTCTGTTCTGGAGGGCATCAAAACTAAAATTCCAAGCGAGCGAATTCGATATGCGCAGGGATGTCCAATCGAGCGCAAATCTGGTTCGGGAATTTCGAAAGCGGTTCAATTGGCCAAAAACGCTGAGGTCGCAGTCCTCGTTGTAGGGGAAAGCGAAGCCTTGAGCGGAGAGGCATCCAGCCGGGCTTCATTGGACTTGCCTGGCGATCAGGAACAACTGGTGAAGGCGGTGTTTGCGACGGGCACTCCAACCATCGTTGTGCTGATGAACGGTCGGCCGCTGACCATCCCATGGATTGCAGAACATATCCCAGCGATTATTGAGGCCTGGCAGTTGGGCGTCGAATCGGGAAATGCCATCGCTGATGTTTTGTTCGGTGACTATAATCCTGGTGGAAAATTGCCAGTAACATTCCCGAGATCCGTTGGGCAGATCCCCATTTTTTATAACCACAAGAACAGTGGACGTCCTCCGGCTTCAGAAAAATACAGCTCAAGATATCTCGACCTTCCGGTCACTCCGCAATTTCCGTTTGGCTTTGGCTTGAGCTATACACAATTCAAATTCAGCAATCTTCAAATTCGCATCGAAGGTGCTGGACGCGACAGCCAGGTGAACGCCGGTATCGAAGTTGAGAATGTCGGAAAGCGGAGCGGCGATGAGGTGGTCCAGCTCTACATCCGAGATCTCGTTGGCAGCCTCGCTCGTCCAGTGAAAGAACTGAAACGATTTCAGCGGATCCACCTTCAACCAGGGGAGAAAAAACTGATCGAGTTTCAATTGTCAGCAAACGAGCTAGGTTTTCACAACCAAAACTTGGAATATGTGGTAGAGCCAGGTGCTTTCAAAATCTGGATCGGCAACAGTTCGGTTGATGGATTGGAAGCAAGCTTTGAAATCGCACAATCGCCAAAGTAG